TGGTTATATGGGAGAGAGCGTTAGCAAGTGGATCAAGTAGCGTCATCTCTTCTCACCTCACTCATATTTCCTAAAGCCAAGCTTTGGAGCTACCTCTCTAAAGCAGTGCCTACATAGCATTAGGCCGTGAATTCTAATTATTGGGCCATATTGCCCACATCTAATACATCTTCTCGCTCCTTTTCCAAACTTTCTTGGCTTCCTCTTATTATAATCAGCCTTCGCCATCCATCATCCCTCCACGATCTCAACTCCAAACTCTTCCATCATATATAGCATTCCTTCCTCCTTTGTTAGCTTGTGTCTTGTGGGTATCTTTGCCCTCTTCCTTTTCCTCCTCGCAACCCTAAACCCTGGCCTCTCTAGGGTGACACACACGTCCATTCCAAATATTCCTATCTCTGGATCATATTCAACTCCTGGTATGTTTATGTGCTCCTCAATACCAAAGCACACATTTCCATGTTCGTCAAAGCTTGATGCCTTAAGCTTGTTATCAACGGCTGCAAGTAGCCTTCTAAGCATTTCATAAGCTTTTGGGCCTCTTAAAGTCACTTTGACTGCTATAGGTTCTCCTCTTCTAATTCCAAAGTCTCTGTTTGTCTTCTTTGCCTTCCTCCTAATGGGTTTTTGACCAACTAGTTGCTCGAGCATCCTTTCAGCCTTGGTAAGTCTCTCACCGCTCTCTCCGACTCCAATGTTTATGGTAACCTTAGCCACTCTTGGCCTTCTCATCGGGTGAGCTTCCCAATCAGCAAGTATTTCCTCCCTGTTCGGTATTGCTACTGCCATTTGAACTCACCTCATGGGAGTGAAATCTTGGGCTTGTCTCTGCCCACAACAAATGCATACTCTTTTAAAGTGTCGAAGAGCTCTCCTTCTTCATCTTCAATGGTGACTACATCTGGCCAACCCATTGGGAACCTCTTTATGTCGACGATTCTACCCTTTCTTGCAACGTTCTTACCCTGGGTAACGAAAACGTATGCTCCTTTCTCGAATGGAAGGACTTCAAGAATTTCCCTATCTGGAACTTTCATGAGAACCGTGTATGAGGTGAAGTAGTTGTCCTTCTCACTTAGTGGTATTAGATGGTTTGTTCCATCGTGGAAGTTCAACTGGATCTTTGCCCCTTTAACCATTCTCTTGTTCCTAATTCTGAGTGGCTTTATATTGGCCTCCTCTTCACTTATTGGGTGGAGGATCAGCTTTCCAATGCTGTTTGGAAGAACTCTATAGTGCTCACCAGTTTCGGGTATCGAAACAACATCCATTATACCAACTGGGAACTTGTAGTCTTTTCTAACCTTACCATCTACAAGGAACTTACCCTCATTGAGAATCTTCCTGGCCTCTCTAGCGGTTTTGGCATAGCCGAGGTAGTCTCTAACTATGTAAAGGAGCGGTATTGAAGTCTTCATGTTGTGTGGTCCAGGCCTTGGCCTAACGGCCCACTTGTATGCCTTCCTCTCAATATACCATGATGGTGGAGCAGCAAGTCTCTTAAGGTGCCTCTTAGGACCTTTTCTCGCCATTATCCAGCCCTCCTCTCAATTATTTTCTTTCTTTTCTCGTCATCGAGATTAAGCTCAATTATCATAACGTTTGAGGGATGAATTGGATAGAATACCTCAGTGCCGTTTGTCTTTCTGATGGTGGCACCTTCGACGAAGATTCTATACCTCTTAAGATCTACCTCAACGACTTTCCCTTCGTGTCCCTTGAAGTCACCCCTCATTATCCTAACCTTATCTCCAACCCTAACCGGGAGGTTTCTAACCTTGTACTTCTCCCTAAGCTCCTTGCTTAGGGGAGCTGACATCATCTTTTGCCTGAGATGAAGGGGAGCATTATAAAGGAACTTTCTCTGCTTTCTTGGTTGTTTTGAGTTTAGCTTCATACCATTCACCTCACACAATTATACTCGCTATACTTCCAATTCTAACCCATCTCTCAGCTGCTTCTCTCGCAACTGGACCTCTAATTTCTGTCCCCCTTGGAACTCCTTCGGGTGTAACTATTACTGCTGCATTGTCTTCAAACTTGACTCTCATGCCATCAAGTCTCCTGTACTCCTTTCTCTGCCTAATTATAACAGCTCTAACAACTTGGTGCCTCATATCAGGTCTTCCCTTCTTTACAGTTGCAACGACCATGTCGCCAACGCCTGCTGACGCGAGCCTCCTTCTCGTTCCGTGGTATTCAACTACACCTATTATCTGAATGACTTTTGCACCACTGTTATCTGCAACAGTTAGGTAAGCCCCTATGGGAAGAGCCCTAGTTGGCCTTACGGGGCTGACACCTCTCGTAGCACCTGCTCCCTTCTTTGCCATTTAGCTCACCTCCTCTCTTCCGCCCTCTCAAGGACAGCAACAACAACAAAGTGCTTGGTCTTGCTCAAGGGTCTTGTTTCTGCAATCAGTACTCTATCTCCAACCTTCGCGTTTATGCATGGTGGGTTGTGAGCATGTATTCTGCTCCTCCTGAGCTCATATCTCTCATATTTCTTGAGATAGTGATAGTACTGCCTCTCGACTGTGACAGTCTTCCTTGGCTTGTCGCTGACTACGATTCCCTCGAACACTCTACCATGGATTTTAAGGTGCCCATGCCAGGGACATTTTGGATCGTCACACTTTTCAGCAGGAGGTTGAACCCTCAAACCTATGTCTCTCATCATTTTCTCCACCTCTTCTTCAATCTCATCTCAGGTCTGCCCACCAATCTTTCACCAGATATTTTAATTTTTGTGCCATCCTCGGTCTCAAACTCAAAGATGCAAACATCCTTAGGAACTCTCCAAACCTTCTCCCCTACTATCACCAAGGTATTTCTGGTCTCATCGACGACATATCCCTCAATTCCTATAAACCCAGGATGCATAGAGCCAACTACCCTAGCCTTCAGTCCAATGAGCTCGTGCCAGATAATGTTTTTCCTGTTTACTCTACCTCTATGAGCTCCTCTGAAAATCCAAGTTCTGCCAACAATTTCTTGATACGGTCTCTGTGATCTCCCTGAAGCTCTATTCTTCCGTTCTTTGCTGTTCCTCCGCATGCTAACTTCGCCTTCAGTTTCTTTGCGATCTCTTCGAGGTCAAACTCCTTTTCATCTATGCCCTCAATTATCGTCTTTATTTTTCCGTACCTTGCCCTTTCTGTGTAAACTCGGATTCTCTGCTGCTCCTTAAGGACCTCCTTAAAGAGCATTTCATCAAGGGGGTTTACTATCCTCGGCACCAAACACCACCTTCACTTTTTGCGCATTTCTCTAAGCTTCTCCTTTTTTATTGTTAAGAGGCGGGCAATATCCCTTCTCAAATTCCTAATAACCATCGGATTCTCTAAGGAAGTTCCCATCGTAAGCATTCCTCTCTCTTTAGCGAGTTGAAGCCTGAGCTCTCTAATTTTAGCATCGATCTCCTCAATACTCATCTCCCTGATTTCACTCGGCCTCATTTGGTGCCACCTCCTCTTCTACTGGCTTTTCAATGATTTCTATTTCATCGGGGAGCCTTGCATCTGGAGGCATTATGGCAACTTTAACTCCAATGACTCCAAGCTTTAGAAGGGCCTGTGCATAGCCCTTGCTTACGAGGGTCTCCGCTGGGTTTCCAACCTTTGCCAAGTATCCCTGGTAGAACCTTATGCTCTTAGCTCTCTCACCAGTCAGCTTACCGCTTAGCCTTATCTCAACACCTCTTGCTCCGTTGTTCATTATTGCCCTCATAGCTGCGTAAGCTGCCCTCCTGAAGTGAATTCCCCTCTCAAGAGCCTGAGCCAATCTTACAGCCTGAACCTTGGCGTTAAGGTAAGGGTTCTTAATTTCTTCAACCTCAATCTGGGGGTTCTCAAGCCCAAATTGGCTCTCTAGGATTCTAGTTAACTGCCTTATCCTCCTACCACCCCTGCCTATGACGTAACCAGGATTTGCGGCAAATATTATAACCTTAGTTCCAAGGGGGGTCTTTTTAATATCAAGGCCCCCATATCCTGCTCTTCTTAGCTCCTTTTCGAGGAATTCATCGATGAGCATCTCCCTAACTGCCTCGCGGATGAAGTACCTCTCAATTGCCATGAACTCACCTCCTAATCTCCTCAACTACTACCTCAATGTGGGTGGTCTGCTCGTTAAAGGGGGTAGCCCTACCAAATGCCCTCGGATACCATCCCCTAAGGACGGGACCTCTGTGGGCAGCGATATGGATTATCTTCAGCTTATCGGGGTCGAGACCTTTTTGCTGGGCATTATTCTTAACGTTAAGGAGGATCTTCTTAATTGCCTTTGCAACCTTAACTGGATACCTTCCTGGGCCAAATCCCTTTCCTGGCTTGTGTCCTTGACTATCGTTATACCTTCTCAGTGGAACAGGCCTCTTAAGAGCAATAACATCGTCAAGATACTTTATTGCATCGTTGAGCATCATTCCCCTAAGTTCTCTGCATACCTCTACTGCGAGCTTTGGTGAAATTCTTAGGTCTCTTCCACTAGCCCTAGCCATTCTCTCTGGATCAAAATTTTGGAAAGAGTAGCCAAAGCGCTTGCCCATCCCAACCACCTCACTTTACTGCAACGAACATTGAAGACCTTGTAGCACCGATACCAGGAGCTCCGTGCTGAACTCTCTTCCTCGTTGGGGCAAACTCTCCAAGGTAGTGCCCAATCATTTCTGGCTTTATCTCAACCGGAACGAACTCCTTTCCGTTGTGAACATAAATTGTAAGACCGACCATTTCTGGAAGTACTATCATATCCCTGCAGTGGGTCCTTATTGGCTTCTTATACTTACCCTTCTTTGCCAGCCTTATTTTCCTGAGGAGCTTTTTCTGCTCTGGAGTTAGACCTCTCTTCAAGCTTCTCCTTTGTCTTGCTGGTAGCAATTTAGCCAATTCCTCAAGGGACATATTTAGGAGCTGCTCAAGCGTATAACCGCGATATCTAAACTCTTTCCTCGCCATTTACACCACCTCACTTCCTTCTACCAGTTCTTCTCGCAGCGATATGACCAACCTTCCTTCCTGGAGGAGCCCTTCTGGATGTTGTAGTTGGCTTACCTGGGTGGTGCTCCTTACCACCGAATGGGTGGTTAACAGCGTTCATCTTAACACCTCTTGGAGTTGGCCAGAACTTGTTCCTTGCCTTGTACTTGTAATAAGCCTTACCAGCTTTAACCAGGGGCTTCTCTAACCTACCTCCACCAGCAACAACTCCAATCGTTGCCCTACAGTTTGGATTGAAGGCCTTAAGCTCACCGCTTGGAAGCTGAACGATAACCTTATCCTTCTCCCTGCTAACAACGAGAGCGTAAGTTCCTCCAGCCCTAACGTACTTCCCACCATCTCCCGGGATGCCTTCAATGTTGTAGACGTAGGTACCTTCCGGAATCTTTGCAAGTGGTAGTGTATTTCCAATTGCTATAGGAGCATCGGGTCCTATATAGATCTCCTGACCAACAAGTAAACCTTCGGGGGCTATTATAAGCTTCTCCATTCCATTTTCAAACTTGACTCTTGCAACGGGAGCAGTTCTACCTGGGTCGTGCATTATCTCTTCAACTACACCCCTAATAGTCTTATCTTGGGTGTAGTTGAGTGGAATATACTTCACA
This is a stretch of genomic DNA from Pyrococcus sp. ST04. It encodes these proteins:
- a CDS encoding 30S ribosomal protein S14, which encodes MAKADYNKRKPRKFGKGARRCIRCGQYGPIIRIHGLMLCRHCFREVAPKLGFRKYE
- a CDS encoding 50S ribosomal protein L5: MAVAIPNREEILADWEAHPMRRPRVAKVTINIGVGESGERLTKAERMLEQLVGQKPIRRKAKKTNRDFGIRRGEPIAVKVTLRGPKAYEMLRRLLAAVDNKLKASSFDEHGNVCFGIEEHINIPGVEYDPEIGIFGMDVCVTLERPGFRVARRKRKRAKIPTRHKLTKEEGMLYMMEEFGVEIVEG
- a CDS encoding 30S ribosomal protein S4e; the protein is MARKGPKRHLKRLAAPPSWYIERKAYKWAVRPRPGPHNMKTSIPLLYIVRDYLGYAKTAREARKILNEGKFLVDGKVRKDYKFPVGIMDVVSIPETGEHYRVLPNSIGKLILHPISEEEANIKPLRIRNKRMVKGAKIQLNFHDGTNHLIPLSEKDNYFTSYTVLMKVPDREILEVLPFEKGAYVFVTQGKNVARKGRIVDIKRFPMGWPDVVTIEDEEGELFDTLKEYAFVVGRDKPKISLP
- the rplX gene encoding 50S ribosomal protein L24: MKLNSKQPRKQRKFLYNAPLHLRQKMMSAPLSKELREKYKVRNLPVRVGDKVRIMRGDFKGHEGKVVEVDLKRYRIFVEGATIRKTNGTEVFYPIHPSNVMIIELNLDDEKRKKIIERRAG
- a CDS encoding 50S ribosomal protein L14, which codes for MAKKGAGATRGVSPVRPTRALPIGAYLTVADNSGAKVIQIIGVVEYHGTRRRLASAGVGDMVVATVKKGRPDMRHQVVRAVIIRQRKEYRRLDGMRVKFEDNAAVIVTPEGVPRGTEIRGPVAREAAERWVRIGSIASIIV
- a CDS encoding 30S ribosomal protein S17 — translated: MMRDIGLRVQPPAEKCDDPKCPWHGHLKIHGRVFEGIVVSDKPRKTVTVERQYYHYLKKYERYELRRSRIHAHNPPCINAKVGDRVLIAETRPLSKTKHFVVVAVLERAEERR
- a CDS encoding ribonuclease P protein component 1, whose amino-acid sequence is MRRNSKERKNRASGRSQRPYQEIVGRTWIFRGAHRGRVNRKNIIWHELIGLKARVVGSMHPGFIGIEGYVVDETRNTLVIVGEKVWRVPKDVCIFEFETEDGTKIKISGERLVGRPEMRLKKRWRK
- the yciH gene encoding stress response translation initiation inhibitor YciH, coding for MVPRIVNPLDEMLFKEVLKEQQRIRVYTERARYGKIKTIIEGIDEKEFDLEEIAKKLKAKLACGGTAKNGRIELQGDHRDRIKKLLAELGFSEELIEVE
- the rpmC gene encoding 50S ribosomal protein L29 gives rise to the protein MRPSEIREMSIEEIDAKIRELRLQLAKERGMLTMGTSLENPMVIRNLRRDIARLLTIKKEKLREMRKK
- the rpsC gene encoding 30S ribosomal protein S3, whose protein sequence is MAIERYFIREAVREMLIDEFLEKELRRAGYGGLDIKKTPLGTKVIIFAANPGYVIGRGGRRIRQLTRILESQFGLENPQIEVEEIKNPYLNAKVQAVRLAQALERGIHFRRAAYAAMRAIMNNGARGVEIRLSGKLTGERAKSIRFYQGYLAKVGNPAETLVSKGYAQALLKLGVIGVKVAIMPPDARLPDEIEIIEKPVEEEVAPNEAE
- the rplV gene encoding 50S ribosomal protein L22, yielding MGKRFGYSFQNFDPERMARASGRDLRISPKLAVEVCRELRGMMLNDAIKYLDDVIALKRPVPLRRYNDSQGHKPGKGFGPGRYPVKVAKAIKKILLNVKNNAQQKGLDPDKLKIIHIAAHRGPVLRGWYPRAFGRATPFNEQTTHIEVVVEEIRR
- the rpsS gene encoding 30S ribosomal protein S19, encoding MSLEELAKLLPARQRRSLKRGLTPEQKKLLRKIRLAKKGKYKKPIRTHCRDMIVLPEMVGLTIYVHNGKEFVPVEIKPEMIGHYLGEFAPTRKRVQHGAPGIGATRSSMFVAVK
- a CDS encoding 50S ribosomal protein L2; its protein translation is MGKSLIQQRRGKGSPTFKSPSHRFRGAVKYIPLNYTQDKTIRGVVEEIMHDPGRTAPVARVKFENGMEKLIIAPEGLLVGQEIYIGPDAPIAIGNTLPLAKIPEGTYVYNIEGIPGDGGKYVRAGGTYALVVSREKDKVIVQLPSGELKAFNPNCRATIGVVAGGGRLEKPLVKAGKAYYKYKARNKFWPTPRGVKMNAVNHPFGGKEHHPGKPTTTSRRAPPGRKVGHIAARRTGRRK